The Deinococcus yavapaiensis KR-236 DNA segment CCGATGAGGGTCGCGACGAGTCCGAGCGCGGCGTGCACGGCGTTGGCGGCGAGGACCGTCACGAGGGCGCCCGTGACGATGACGAGGGCGATGAGGACGAAGGCGAGGGCGCTCACTGGTACTTCACTCCCTCCAGCTCGGCGCGCGGCGTGACTTCGAAGCCGGCGCGGACGGGCTTGCCTTTCATCCCCGCTTCGCGGCGTTGCGGCATGGTGCCGTTCACGCCGACGAGCATGTCTTCCTTGCCGTACACGAAGTCGCGGTAGCGGAAGTCGGCCATCTCGAACTCGTTTCCGAGGACGACGGCGCCCGTCGGGCACGCTTCCTCGCACATGCCGCAGAAGATGCAGCGCAGCATGTTGATTTCGTAGACCGAGGCGTACCGCTCGCCGGGCGACTTCGGGTTGGCAGGGTCGTTCTCGGCGGCCTCGACGTAAATGGCGTACGCGGGGCACGCGGCGGCGCACAGCGAGCAGCCGATGCACTTCTCCAAGCCCGTGCCGGGGTGGCGCGTGAGAATGTGACGGCCGCGAAAGCGGGGCTTGAGTTGCACGCGTTGCTCGGGATACGAAACGGTCACGGGCTTTTGAAAGAGCTTGGACAAGGTGATGCCCATGCCCTTGGCGATTTCCAGGACTCCCATTCAGTCACCTCCTGCGGCTTTGTTGTGGGTGGGGGTCACGCCGGGCTGAATGCCCGTCTTGTGCGGCGCGTTGACGAGGACGCGAATACGGTCGGACAAGGCGATGCACGCGATGACGGCGAGAATGCCGAGGAGGCCGAGCGGCCACAGCGGCGACGAACCGACGAAGGCGAGGTACGTGGCCGTAGCGACGACGTTGAGAATCGCGAGGGGCAGCACGAACTTCCAGCCGAAGCGCATGAGCTGGTCGTAGCGCAGACGCGGCAAGGTGGCGCGCACCCAAATGAACAAGAACAAAAACAGCGCGATCTTGAGGATCAGCCACACGAAGGGAATCTCGGCGATCGGACCCAGGAACGACGGGCCACGCCAACCTCCGAAGAAGAGCGTCGCCATGATGGCCGAGGCGGTGATCATGTTGACGTACTCCGCCATTTGGAAAAGCGCCCACTTGATCGCGTTGTACTCCGTCAGGTAACCCGCGACGAGTTCCTGTTCGGCTTCCACGAAGTCGAAGGGCGTGCGGTTCGTTTCGGCGAAGCTGGAAATGAGGAACAGCATGAATCCGAGCGCCTGAAAGAGGATCAGGATGCCGTTGGCGCCTTGCCAATCGACGATTTGGCGCAAATTGGTCGATCCGACGATCATCAGCAAGCCGAGGATGGACAGCCCTTGGCCGAGTTCGTACGAGATCATCTGCGCCGAGCCGCGTAAGCTCCCCAGCAACGGGTACTTCGAGCCGGACGCCCAGCCGCCCAAGAAGATGCCGTACACGCCCATGGACGTGATGGCGAGCACCGCGAGGATGCCGATGTCGAGGTCGAAGACCCAGGGGTTGAGGCCGAAGAAGGAGTTCGCGGGACCGGCGGGAATCGCGCCGAACGCGGTGAGCGCCATGCCGATCGCGACGATGGGCGCGAGCGTGAACACGATGCGGTCGGCGGCGGTCACGCGGAAGTCTTCCTTGAAGATGCTCTTGATGGCGTCGGCGAGCGGTTGCAAGAGGCCCATCGGACCGACGCGGTTCGGGCCGTAGCGAATTTGCATCCGGGCGAGCAGTCGGCGCTCGATGAGCGTCATGTACGCGAAGGTGGTGAGGAGCGCGAAGGCCAGCAGCACCGCCTTCACGAGCACCCAGACGAGGTCGAGGAGCCAGGCGGGCATCAGTCGTCTCCTCCGACCGTCTGGATGTTGCGCGGCGCGGTCGCGGTCGCCATCGGCAGCGGGATGGGGTTGCCGCGTTGCATGCCGGGCTTCCAAAGTTGCGGCTTCACGGTCAGGCCCGTCGGGGCGGTTCGACGTTTGCCGAGGGGCACGATCGTGCCCGTTTGGGGCAGGGCCGCGAAGTCGACGCCGAAGCGTTCGGTCAGCATCTTCTGCGCCGTACGCAAACCGCGCACCTTCGACTTCACACCAAGGCCCTCGGCGACCGCGCCGAGCGCGCGCACGAGGTCGGCGCCTTCGCCGGAGTCGATGGCGGCTTGCGTGAGGGGCAGCAGACGCCCTTCGAGGTTGACGGTCGTGCCGCGCTTCTCGTAGTTGCTCACGGCGGGCAGGACGACGTCGGCGAGTTTGGCGGTCTCGGTGAAGTGCGTGTCGTGCACGACCGTGAAGCCGCTGGGGCGAATCTTCGGGTCGAGGCGCGAGATGAACGCGGCGCGGGCCGACGCGAGGCGCGAGTAAGGCAGGCCGCCCGCGCGCGGCACGAGGTCGAGGTGCCCGAGGCCGCGAGAGTTCGGCGCGGCGGGAATCGGGAGGATCTTCGCGCCGTACGTCAACGCGAGTTGCGTCAAGATGGGATGCAGGACGTTCGCGCCTTGATTGAGGACGTCCGAGCCGACGATCAAGACGGGCTTCGACGCCTTTTTGAGCAGCGCGGCGCCCGCTTGGATGGCGCTCGATCCGCGTCCCGACAGCAGTCCTTCGAGGACTTCGAGGCTCGGTTCGTTCGACGTGATGCCCGCGTGCGTCGCGAGGCGCGTCGCCGTCGGGTGGTAGACGGCGAGTTTCGCGCGGTCGCGCGCGGCGCGTTCGACGAGGCGCAAGTCGGCGATGGCCGTGCCGTGCTCGTACGTTGGCGGGAGGATGCCGCCGCGCAGCATCTCCAGCACGCGCAGTTCGAGAACGGGCGCTTCCTCGCCGAGGTCCGCGCCGACGACGATCACGCCGTCGGCCGTCGCGACCTCTGTCAAGGTCGGCAGGGGCAACTCCACGGAGACGGGGTAGCGCGGGAAGTAGTCGACGCTGGGCGCCGCGATCGTCTCGGCGAAGACTTCGAGGGCGAGTCCTTCTTCCATCGTCGCGTCACCGCTCGTGTAGAGGGCGAGGTCGCCGGGATTCAAGCTGGCCATGCCCGCCGTGATCGCCGCGATCGCTTCGTCCCACGTCGCCTCGACGAGTGTGCCGTTTCGGCGCACGAGGGGCATCGTGAGGCGGTCGTCCGTTGCGACGGGGTGGCCAAAGCGTCCGGCGTCGCAAATCCAGACTTCGTTCACGTCGCGGTTTTCCCCCGACACGATGCGCTCGATGCGTCCGTTGCGCGCGTCGACGGTGATGGCGCAGCCGACGGGACACAGCGTGCAGGTCGTGGGCGTGTGGTCGTATTCCCAGTTACGACCGCGAAAGCGCGCGACGTTGTCGAGGAGCGCTCCGACCGGGCAGATGTCGGCGATGTTTCCTTGGAAGCCGGTGGGCAGCCCACCTTCGGCGGTGTCGATGAAGGTGTGGCCGCCGCGCTCGATGAAGTCGAGGACTTCCTGGCCGGGCACTTCCTCGAAGTAACGCACGCAGCGCTTGCAGTGAATGCAGCGCTCTTGGTCGAGGATGATGAACTCCGACAGGGGGTAGTGCTTGTCGGCGTGTCGTCGGTCGAAGCCGAAGCGCGACACGCCGTAGCCGTACTCGTACGCGCGGTCTTGCAGTTCGCACGCGCCGCCCTTGTCGCACGTCGGGCAGTCGAGCGGGTGGTTGAGGAGCGTGAACTCCATCATGCCCGCCTGCGCCTTTTGGACGGTGTCGGACTGCGTCTTGATGACCATGCCGTCCGTCGCGGCGAGCGTGCACGACGCCATGGGCTTCGGGAACCAGAAGATCTTGGGCTGGTCACCTTCCATGATCAGGTTGCCGTCGGGCCCTTTGCGTGGGCTGCCCGCCTCGACGAGGCACATGCGGCACGCGCCGACCGGCGAGAGGTACGAGTTCGCGCAGAAGTACGGAACGTCGCGCCCGGAGGCGAACACGGCGTCGAGCGCGGACGTTCCGCTCGGCACTTCGATTTCTTGGCCGTCTACGATGACTTTCACAGGTCGTTCCACCGCTTTCTCGCCGGGTACATGGGCTTGCCGGTGCTGGCGAGCACGTCGTACTCGTGGCGGAAGAGCTTGACGCTGCTCACGACGGGCCCGAGGCACGCGTCGGCGAGGGCGCAAAAGCTTTTGCCGGAGATGTTGTCGCTCATGTCGAGGATGAGGTCGACGTCGCCGGGCTTGCCTCCGCCGCGCACGAGCTTCTCGTACATTCGCACCATCCAACCGCTGATACCTTCGCGGCACGGCGTGCACTTTCCGCACGATTCGTGGGCGTAAAACCGCACGAGGTTCCACGTGGCGTTCACGATGCAGTCGGCCGTCGGGACGAGCGTGACGCCCCCGGTGCCGAGCATGGAGCCTTTGGCCGCGACGCTCTCGTAATCCATCGGCGTGTCGAGAATGTCGTCCGTGAAGGGCATCATCGGGCACGAGGATCCGCCGGGAATGATCGCCTTGATGTCCTCGGTGGGGCCGCCCCCGAAGTCGTAGATGAGCTCGCGGAAGGTCGCGCCGAGCGGCAGTTCGTACACGCCAGGGCGCCGAACAGGACCGGAAAGCTGGAAGAGCTTGTTGCCCTTGCTCTTCTCGGTGCCCATGGACGCGTGCCACTCCCAGCCGTACTTCAAGATGTGCACGGCCGAGCACAACGACTCGACGTTGTTGATGGTAGTCGGCAGGCCGTACAGGCCCGACGCGGCCGGAAAGGGCGGCTTGAGGCGCGGATTGGCGCGCAAGCCTTCCAGCGAGTTCATGAGCGCGGTTTCCTCGCCGCAAATGTACGCGCCCGCACCTCTGTGGACGTGAAGGCGCATGGAGAAGCCGCTTCCGAGGATGTTGTCGCCGAGGTAACCGGCGCGGGTGGCTTCCTCGATGGCGGCGGTGAGTCGTTGCGCCGCGAGAACGTACTCGCCGCGAATGTAGATGTAGCCGAGCGTGGCGCGCATGGCGAAGCCCGCGATGATCATGCCCTCGATAAGCTGGTGCGGATCTTCGGACAGCAGGTAGCGGTCTTTGAAGGAACCGGGCTCGGACTCGTCGGCGTTGCACAACACGATGTGCTGGCGGCCGTCGTTGAGCGGCATGAACGACCACTTCATGCCCGTCGGGAAGCCCGCGCCGCCTCGGCCGCGCAGGCCGCTCTTCTTGACTTCGTCGATCACGGCGTCGTTGCCCATCGCGAAGGCGCGAAGCAAGGCTTGGTAACCGCCGTCGCGCACGTAAGCGTCGAGGGTGTGCGAGTCGGGCTTGCTGACGCGCGCGTAGAGTGTGGGCGCGAAGCGGGGATCCTTGGCGCTCGTGATGGGTTTGGGAGGCGTGGCGACCGTCACTTCGACTCACCGACTTTCACGAGGACGTCGGCGCTCGTGCCGACAGGTTGACCGCTCGCGTCGAGTTGCTGGCCGTCTCGTACCGTCACGGGCACGGGATTGTCGAAGGCGGGCGGCGTTCCGGCGCGCATCGCGTCCAACAGGTGACGGCACCTCGTGGGCCCGACGTTCTCGTAGTAGCCGTCGTCGTTGACTTGCACGACGGGCGCGGTGCCGCACGATCCGAGGCACTCGACTTTCTGCACGCTGAACAAGCCGTCGGGCGACACTTCGCCGGGTTGCACGTCGAGCGTCTCGACGAGGTGGTCCCACAGTTCGTCGCTGCCCTTGAGCGCGCACATCAGCGTCGAGCAGACTTGCAGGTGGTACTTGCCCGTCGGGACGGTGTGGTACGTCGAGTAGAAGCTCATGACGCTGCGCACTTCCGTGGCGGTCGTCCCGGCGACGGCGGCGATTTCCTCCATGTGCGCTTCGGACACGAAGCCGAAGGTGTCTTGCACTTCGCGCAGCAGGGGCATGAGGACGGAGCGACGTCCGCGCTCGGTGTCGGGATAGCGCGAGAAGACGTCACGAAGGAAGGCTTGCTTGTCCGAGAAGTATGGGGTGTTGGTCATAAGTTACCGGTCCACGTCTCCGAGGACGGGGTCGAGGCTGGCGAGGACCGCCACGAGGTCCGCGAATTGACCGCCGACGCCCGCGTATTCGAGGGCTTGCAAGTTCACGAAGCTCGGGGCGCGAATCTTGACGCGGTACGGCATGCTGCCGCCGTCGGAAACGATGTAGTAGCCGACTTCGCCGCGGGCCGTTTCGACGGGCACGTAAGATTCGCCGACGGGCGGGTGGAAGCCTTCCGTCACGAGCTTGAAGTGGTGGATGACGGCTTCCATCGACGTTTCGAGTTCTTCGCGCGGCGGCAAGCTGATTTTGCGGTTCGGGTCCTTGACGGGGCCGGGCCGCAGTTTCTTCAGCGCCTGCTGGATGATCTTCATAGATTCGCGCATTTCTTCGAGGCGAAGCATGAATCTCGTGTACACGTCGCCGTCGGTGCCCCACGGCACCTTGAAGTCGTACTCCTCGTAACCGCTGTACGGATTGGCCTTGCGGTGGTCGAGCGGCACGCCCGACGCGCGCAAATTCGCTCCCGTGAGGCAGAGGTCGAGCGCGAGTTCTTTCGAGATCACGCCGACTTGCTTGGAGCGGTCGAGGAAGATGGGGTTCGCCGCGAACAAGCCTTCGTACTCGTCGATGCGCGGCCCGAGTTGCGAGACGAACGCGCCGACGTGCTCGGCCCAATCGTCGGGAATGTCTTTGGCGAGGCCGCCGACGCGCAGGTAGCCTTGGTTCATGCGGTAGCCGCAGACTTCCTCGAAGAGGTCGAGCAGGGCTTCGCGTTCGCGGAAGGTGTAGAAGAAGGGCGTGAGCGCGCCGAGGTCGAGCAGGCCCGTGCCGAAGTACACCGTGTGAGAGGCGAGGCGACCGAGTTCGTGCAAGATGACGCGCACGACCTTGGCGCGTTCGGGCACTTCCGCGCCGACGAGCTTCTCGGCGGACAGGACGTAGGCGAGCTCGTGTCCGAACGAGTGCAGGTAGTCCGTGCGCGGCGCGTACGTGACGTTTTGCTGGTACGTGCGGTGCTCCATCGTCTTTTCGAAGCCGGTGTGCAGGTAGCCCATATGATTGACGACCTTCACGACGTACTCGCCGTCCATGTCCACGACGAGGCGCAGCACGCCGTGCGTGGACGGGTGCTGCGGTCCGACGTTGAGGCTCAAGACTTCGGTGTGCAAAAGAGAGCCGGAGCTGTCGGGGGCCTGCAGTTCGGGGCGGTCCACTTCAACGGTCATGCTTCACTCCCGGTGTGACGGGCGGCTTGTCGTCCCGGTCTTGAAAGCCCTTGCGCTCGCCGCCGCGCCAGCCGGTGAGTCCGCCGCTTTGCCCGGTGAGTCCCGCGCGAAAGGCGGGCGGATCGATGAAGCGGCCGTCGCGGAAGAGCGTCGGGGACTCGCCGAGCGGGTAGTCTTTGCGCAGCGGGTGGCCTTCGAGGTCGTCGGGCGTGAGGACTTTGCGCAAGTCAGGGTGGTCGTCGAAGCGAACGCCGACGAGGTCGAAGACTTCGCGCTCCAGGTAGTTCGCGGCCTTCCAGAAGGAATACAGCGTCGGAAGGCTTTCGCCGTCCTCGACGTAGGCGCGCAGGAAGAGGCGGTCGTTCGTGTCGATGTTGTAGAAGTTGTAGGTCACGCCGAAACGCGCGGGCTTCTTCTCGACGAACTTGGAGAAATCGATTCCGACGACGTCCATCAGCAGGTAGCCTTGGGTCTTGAGGTCCTCGGCGGCGATCAGGAGGCGGGCCTTGTCGAGGCGCGCGAGGGGCAGGAGGCCCGGCTCGGGCGTCGCGCCGAGGCGCTCGAAGCGCTCGGGCGTGCTCATCGCGTCCACGCCTCCACCATCGGCAGTTGCGTACCGAGCTCGTCGAAGGCTTCGCCGCGCACCTTCCTTTGGAGTTGCATCACGCCGTAAATCAAGGCTTCGGGACGCGGCGGGCAGCCGGGCACGAAGACGTCGACGGGCACGACCGAGTCGACGTTTTGAACGATCGCGTAGTTGTTGAACATGCCGCCGCTGCTGGCGCACGCGCCCATGGAGATCACCCATTTGGGATCGGGCATCTGGTCGTACACGCGGCGCATGACCGGGGCCATCTTTTTGGAAAGTCGGCCGGCGACGATCATGACGTCGGCTTGACGGGGCGAGGCGCGAAAGACCTCGGAGCCGAATCTCGCGAGGTCGTTGCGGCCGTCGGTGGAGGCCATCATTTCGATGGCGCAGCACGCGAGGCCGAAGGTGGCGGGCCACAAGGAGTTCGAGCGGCCCCACGCGACGAGCTTTTCGAGGCTCGAGAACAAGATGCCTTCGTTTTCGAGCTCTTGGACGTCGCGTTCGAAGAGGTCTTTCAATCCCATTCCAACACGCCCTTTCGGTAGATGTAGATCAAGCCGACCGCGAGCAGGGCGACGAAGGTGATCGTTTCCCAGAACGCGAAGATCCCGACGCGTTGGAACGCCGTGGCGATCGGGTAGAAGAAGGCGGTCTCGATGTCGAAGACGATGAAGAGCATCGCGACGAGATAGAAGTGGACCGGGAAGCGCTCTTTGCCGCCGGGCAGCGGGTCGTTTCCGCTTTCGTAGGCCATGAGCTTGGTCCGGCTGGGCTTCTTGGGACCGAGGATGCGGCTGACGACGACCGCCAGAATGCCGATGCCCAGTCCGACGACCAGCATGATGAGGGCGTTGACGTACTCGATGTTCCTTCCTCCTTCCGAACGGTGAGCGATCGCGCCTTCCGTTTCATGCGGTTTGTTGCGCAAGGAATAAGCTCGTGCAACTTTTCACGAAAAGAGAGACAACAAACGCTCGGGGTAGACGACGCGCGCAAGACGAAACCGTGATGTACGTCTTGTTCTATCACGTCACAAGCGTTTCTAACAGACCGCGAACTAAAATTGCACTGAGTTCAAAAACGAGAAGGAGAAGGCCGCGAAAGAAGCGAAAGCGCAACGAGAAGAGGCCCACGTCGCCAAGATCGTGAGCCTTCGTTTCAACCCTGTTTGCGCCGAGCAGGCGTCGTCCATGAGCAGGCGGCGCGAACCGAGAGCGCTTCCGAACGTCCTCAGTTCGACAAGACCTCGACGAAGTCGTCCTCTTCTTCTTGAATGAACGGCAGCGTGAAGTAGAAGCGCGATCCGAGTCCTCGCTCGCTCTCGACCCAGATGCGCCCGCCATGGCCTTCGACGGCAAGCTTGCAAAACGCGAGGCCCATGCCCGTGTCGAACCGACTGTGCAGCGTGAGGCGCGATTGCTCGAAGGCGCTGAACAAGTTCGGGATGTCCTCGGCGGGAATGCCCTCGCCGTCATCTTGCACGCACCACTGCATCTGGCCGTTGGACTCACGCGCCGAAATGACGATCGCGCCGCCGCGCGTCGTGTGCTTCACCGCGTTCGACAACAAATTCGCGAAGATGCGGCGCAAGATCTCGGGGTCCGCGTGCAGCGGAGAGGCGGCCGTCGGAAGATCCAGAATCAGCTTGCGCTCGGCGAGGCCGACGCCGACGTCTCCTTGCGCGAGGCTAAGCACGTCCGCCATCTTCGGCGCGAACAAGGTCGTGAAGTTCAAGCGCATCTTGCCCGCTTGAATTTTTCGCACGTCCAGCATGTTCACGGCGAGGTGCAGCAAATGCTGGCACTCTTCGCGTGACAAGCGAAGCAAGTCCAGCAAGTCCGCCGGGACACGCTTGCCGTCCTCCAAAACGACGTCGAGCAATCCCAGAATCGCGCTGATGGGATTCTTGAGGTCGTGGACGAGCATGTGCACGAGCTGGTCGCGCACGCGCTCCTCGTGCGCCCAAGCGTCGAGCCGCGCTTGCTGCGTGTGAGCGCGTTCCTCCACTTCGCGCAGTTGCCGCACGCGCGTCAGATGCGTTTTCAGCAGCGTCGCGACGGCGACGGCGGGCGTTCCCGGCGCGATCAGGGCGTCCGCGCCTCCTTGCAAGAACGCGCCGAGGTTGCGCTGCCCCATCACGATCCAGCGCGTGTGCACGTGCTCGGCACGCGAGCGCAACATCGCGAAGACGTCCGTGAGGGCCACGCCGCTCGGCAAATCTGCCGAGAGCAGGACGACGTCGGGCACGAACGAGCGCGTGTCACGAAGCAGCCCTTCCGCGCTCTCGGCATGCAGCACGCGCGCTTCGGGCAGCGCCATCGACAGTTCCGTGTGAAGCGAGACGTCGTTGACGGCAACGAAAACATGAGTGCAAGAGCTGGACGCGGCCATGGATTGTTCCATCTTAACGTACCGTAAGGATAACAACGTGAAACTCACACGTAATCTCACGCACGTCATCCTCGGCGGCCGCACCGTCGCCGAGGATGACAACGAGGGGAGCGAAGGCGGCGCAAGATTAGCGCCGCCTTCGCTCCCCTCGATTCGGTTGAGAGAACCTGCCTCAGGCCGACACGAGCCCCGAGCGCCTCAACAGCGCCTCCGCGTCCGGATCGCGGCCCATGAAGTCACGGTAGAGTTGCGCAGGATCCTCGGAGTTGCCGCGCGACAGCAAGCGATCGACGTACTCGCCACCGACGACCTCGCTGAAGATTCCCTCGTCGGCGAAGCGCGTGAAGGCGTCCGCGTCGAGCACTTCCGCCCACTTGTAGCTGTAGTAACCCGCCGCGTACCCGACCGGGTTGGCGAAGATGTGGTTGAAGGCGGCTACGAACGCGTAATCGTGCGGCAGCGGCGCGGGACTGAGGGGCGCCATGATTTCACGGGCGAACGCCAGGGGATCGCCTTGCCCGTCGAAGTCGATGTGAAGGGCGAGGTCCACCGTCCCGAACGCCAATTGACGCATCGAGACGTTGGCGGCGCGGTAGTTCTTCGCGGCGTTCAACTTCTCGAACAGGTCTTGAGGAATCGCCTCGTTCGTCTCGAAGTGACGCGCGAAGAGGTCGAGCGCCTCGCGCTCCCAGCACCAGTTCTCCATGATCTGGCTCGGCAACTCCACGAAGTCCCACGCCACGCTCGTACCCGCGAGGCCGCGCGTTTCCACGCGCGAAAGGGCGTGGTGCAGCAGGTGACCGAACTCGTGGAAGACCGTCTCGACTTCACGGTGAGACAGCAGCGCGGGCATGCCTGGGCTGGGCGGCGTCATGTTGCCGCACATGAGACCGAGGTGCGGCACGAAACCTTCCGGCGTCGGCTTGCCGGTGATGAAGGCGTTCATCCACGCGCCGCCGCGCTTGTTGTCACGCGGAAACCAATCGGTGTAGAAGCTCGCGACGTGCTCGCCGCGCTTGTCGAAGAGGTTGTAGTACTTCACCTCGGGGTGCCAGCCGGGCGCGCTTGCCTCTTCGACTCGAACGCCGAACACGCGGCGCGTGATCTCGAACAAGCCCGTGAGGACGGATTGAAGCGGGAAGTACGGCCGTAACGCTTCCTCGTCGAAGGCGTACTTCGCGGCCCGCTGCTTCTCGGCCCAGTACGCCACGTCCCACGGCTGCAGCGCGGGCGCGTCCTGACCCGCGTGGGCACGGTAGAAGTCGTCGAGTTCTTGGTTTTCACGCTCGAAGAAGGGCTTCACGCGCGACACGAGGTCACGCTCGAACGCTTGCGCGCGCTCGCCGTTTTTGGCCATGCGCTCGGCGAGCACGAGATCGGCGAAGTTGGCGAAGCCGAGAATGCTCGCCTTCTCACGTCGCAAGGCGAGAATCTCGGGAATAAGCTCGCGGTTGTCGCGCCCCTCGCCCACACCGACTTTGCCTTGCGCTTCCCATAGTTCGCGGCGAAGCTCGCGGTCGTCGGCGTACGTCAAGACAGGCTGGAGGGTCGGAAGGTGCAGCGTGAGGCGGTAACCGTCGTGTCCACGCTTCTCGGCCTCGGCGCGCGCCGCTTTGAGCACGCGGTCGGGCACGCCCGCGAGGCGCGCTTCGGGCACGTAGAGTTCGAAGGCCGCCGTGCCGTCGAGGACGTTTTGTCCGTAGCGCGTCGTGAGCTCGGCGAGGCGCAAATCAATCTGCTTCACGCGGTCCTTTTGCGCCGACGGCAAGTCGGCGCCGCCACGGCGGAAACGGTCGAGGGTCAAGCGCAAGTACCGCGCCTGCTCGCCGGTGAGTTCCCGCGCGAAGTCCGTGTCGGCGAAGCGCTTCAAGGCGCTCCAAAGTTCCTCGCTGAGCTGCACTTCCGTCGAGAAGGCGCTGAGCTTGGGAAGGACGGCGTTCCACGCCGCGCGCCACTCGTCGTTCGTGACGACGCCCTCGAGGTGCCCGACGATGGTGGACGTCGTGCGAAGCTCGCGGTCGAGATCGTCGAACATCGGGAGGAAGGACGCGGGATCTTGCCAAGCGACGAGCGAAGCGAGCTTGCGCCGCGCGTTCTCGATGAGGCGCTCCACGGCGGGTTCGGCGTGTTCCGGGCGAATGCGGTCGAAAGGGATGTCGAACCCGACGTCGAGCAGCGGGTTCACGGCCTCGGAAATGGTCATGCGCGGAGTATAGGGTAAGGGCCTCGGCGGGCACTCTACGTCTTTTTACTTACCCGCCCGCGCTTCTCTTCACGTTCTGCCGTTCGAGCAGCATCGCGTCGCCGAGGCTGTAAAAGCGGTAGCCGTCGCGCAACCCCGCCTCGTAAGCCGCCTTGATGCGTTCGACGCCCGCGAAGGCCGCGACGAGCAGCAGCAAGGTGGACTTCGGCAAGTGGAAGTTCGTGACCAGCATGTCGGGCGCGCCGAAGGTATGGCCGGGCTTGATGAAAATGCCGGTCTCCCCCGCGCTCGCCCGCACCTCGCGGCCGTCCCACACGCTTTCGAGTGCGCGCACGACCGTCGTTCCGACCGCGACGACGCGCCGCCCCGACCGCTTCGCCTCGTTGACGAGGTCGGCCGTGGCCCGCGGGACCTCGAACGTCTCCTCGTGCATGACGTGCTGTTCGACGCTACCTGCCACCGGCTTGAAGGTGCCCGCCCCGACGTGCAAGTTGAGGTGCGCGCGCCGCACGCCCTTGGCCTCCAGCGCGGCGAGAAGTTCGGGTGTGAAGTGCAAACCCGCCGTGGGCGCGGCGACGCTGCCCGGCACCCGGGCGTACACCGTTTGATAGCGGTCTCCGACGTTTTCGTGGATGTACGGCGGCAACGGCAGCGATCCGAGACGGTCGAGGTGCGGCTTGACGTCCGTGTCGAACTTCAGTAATCGGGCGCCGTCGAGCGTCTGGCCGACGATCTCGGCGCGAA contains these protein-coding regions:
- the nuoH gene encoding NADH-quinone oxidoreductase subunit NuoH, translated to MPAWLLDLVWVLVKAVLLAFALLTTFAYMTLIERRLLARMQIRYGPNRVGPMGLLQPLADAIKSIFKEDFRVTAADRIVFTLAPIVAIGMALTAFGAIPAGPANSFFGLNPWVFDLDIGILAVLAITSMGVYGIFLGGWASGSKYPLLGSLRGSAQMISYELGQGLSILGLLMIVGSTNLRQIVDWQGANGILILFQALGFMLFLISSFAETNRTPFDFVEAEQELVAGYLTEYNAIKWALFQMAEYVNMITASAIMATLFFGGWRGPSFLGPIAEIPFVWLILKIALFLFLFIWVRATLPRLRYDQLMRFGWKFVLPLAILNVVATATYLAFVGSSPLWPLGLLGILAVIACIALSDRIRVLVNAPHKTGIQPGVTPTHNKAAGGD
- the nuoD gene encoding NADH dehydrogenase (quinone) subunit D translates to MTVEVDRPELQAPDSSGSLLHTEVLSLNVGPQHPSTHGVLRLVVDMDGEYVVKVVNHMGYLHTGFEKTMEHRTYQQNVTYAPRTDYLHSFGHELAYVLSAEKLVGAEVPERAKVVRVILHELGRLASHTVYFGTGLLDLGALTPFFYTFREREALLDLFEEVCGYRMNQGYLRVGGLAKDIPDDWAEHVGAFVSQLGPRIDEYEGLFAANPIFLDRSKQVGVISKELALDLCLTGANLRASGVPLDHRKANPYSGYEEYDFKVPWGTDGDVYTRFMLRLEEMRESMKIIQQALKKLRPGPVKDPNRKISLPPREELETSMEAVIHHFKLVTEGFHPPVGESYVPVETARGEVGYYIVSDGGSMPYRVKIRAPSFVNLQALEYAGVGGQFADLVAVLASLDPVLGDVDR
- the nuoF gene encoding NADH-quinone oxidoreductase subunit NuoF → MTVATPPKPITSAKDPRFAPTLYARVSKPDSHTLDAYVRDGGYQALLRAFAMGNDAVIDEVKKSGLRGRGGAGFPTGMKWSFMPLNDGRQHIVLCNADESEPGSFKDRYLLSEDPHQLIEGMIIAGFAMRATLGYIYIRGEYVLAAQRLTAAIEEATRAGYLGDNILGSGFSMRLHVHRGAGAYICGEETALMNSLEGLRANPRLKPPFPAASGLYGLPTTINNVESLCSAVHILKYGWEWHASMGTEKSKGNKLFQLSGPVRRPGVYELPLGATFRELIYDFGGGPTEDIKAIIPGGSSCPMMPFTDDILDTPMDYESVAAKGSMLGTGGVTLVPTADCIVNATWNLVRFYAHESCGKCTPCREGISGWMVRMYEKLVRGGGKPGDVDLILDMSDNISGKSFCALADACLGPVVSSVKLFRHEYDVLASTGKPMYPARKRWNDL
- the nuoE gene encoding NADH-quinone oxidoreductase subunit NuoE, which encodes MTNTPYFSDKQAFLRDVFSRYPDTERGRRSVLMPLLREVQDTFGFVSEAHMEEIAAVAGTTATEVRSVMSFYSTYHTVPTGKYHLQVCSTLMCALKGSDELWDHLVETLDVQPGEVSPDGLFSVQKVECLGSCGTAPVVQVNDDGYYENVGPTRCRHLLDAMRAGTPPAFDNPVPVTVRDGQQLDASGQPVGTSADVLVKVGESK
- a CDS encoding NADH-quinone oxidoreductase subunit C — translated: MSTPERFERLGATPEPGLLPLARLDKARLLIAAEDLKTQGYLLMDVVGIDFSKFVEKKPARFGVTYNFYNIDTNDRLFLRAYVEDGESLPTLYSFWKAANYLEREVFDLVGVRFDDHPDLRKVLTPDDLEGHPLRKDYPLGESPTLFRDGRFIDPPAFRAGLTGQSGGLTGWRGGERKGFQDRDDKPPVTPGVKHDR
- the nuoI gene encoding NADH-quinone oxidoreductase subunit NuoI produces the protein MGVLEIAKGMGITLSKLFQKPVTVSYPEQRVQLKPRFRGRHILTRHPGTGLEKCIGCSLCAAACPAYAIYVEAAENDPANPKSPGERYASVYEINMLRCIFCGMCEEACPTGAVVLGNEFEMADFRYRDFVYGKEDMLVGVNGTMPQRREAGMKGKPVRAGFEVTPRAELEGVKYQ
- the nuoG gene encoding NADH-quinone oxidoreductase subunit NuoG, giving the protein MKVIVDGQEIEVPSGTSALDAVFASGRDVPYFCANSYLSPVGACRMCLVEAGSPRKGPDGNLIMEGDQPKIFWFPKPMASCTLAATDGMVIKTQSDTVQKAQAGMMEFTLLNHPLDCPTCDKGGACELQDRAYEYGYGVSRFGFDRRHADKHYPLSEFIILDQERCIHCKRCVRYFEEVPGQEVLDFIERGGHTFIDTAEGGLPTGFQGNIADICPVGALLDNVARFRGRNWEYDHTPTTCTLCPVGCAITVDARNGRIERIVSGENRDVNEVWICDAGRFGHPVATDDRLTMPLVRRNGTLVEATWDEAIAAITAGMASLNPGDLALYTSGDATMEEGLALEVFAETIAAPSVDYFPRYPVSVELPLPTLTEVATADGVIVVGADLGEEAPVLELRVLEMLRGGILPPTYEHGTAIADLRLVERAARDRAKLAVYHPTATRLATHAGITSNEPSLEVLEGLLSGRGSSAIQAGAALLKKASKPVLIVGSDVLNQGANVLHPILTQLALTYGAKILPIPAAPNSRGLGHLDLVPRAGGLPYSRLASARAAFISRLDPKIRPSGFTVVHDTHFTETAKLADVVLPAVSNYEKRGTTVNLEGRLLPLTQAAIDSGEGADLVRALGAVAEGLGVKSKVRGLRTAQKMLTERFGVDFAALPQTGTIVPLGKRRTAPTGLTVKPQLWKPGMQRGNPIPLPMATATAPRNIQTVGGDD